ATTGATACCTCAGCATTTTATGCAATGCTTGATCGTGATGATGTAAATAACCAAAGAGCAAAAGATATTTGGATTAATCTTGTTGAGACTGAAACGCCACTTATAACTAGCAACTACATTTTAATCGAAACATTTGCTTTGCTTCAACATCGCCTGGGTATTGCAGCATTGCAAGCATTTTATAGTGATGTGTTATCGTTGGTGCATCAACATTGGCTTGACAAAGAAGACCATGAAGCTGCTTTAGCTGCGATATTAGTGGCACAAAAGCGTGATTTAAGTTTTGTTGATACATCTAGCTTTCAGATAATGCGTCGTTTAGGTTTAAATGAAGTATTTACTTTTGATGCCCACTTTTCTCAGCATGGGTTTGTTATTATTTCGTAATAAACATAACGTATTAACTACCTGTCTTCATCTCTCTTGTCAGTTTAAATTTTAGATGGTAGGCGCCTTACTGTAACTTAAGAAAATGAAGGCGGTGTTTAAAGCAAACGAAAAGGCGCAAAATTATAAGTAGGTCACAAGCAGGTCAAGTGTCGCAAATTGCTACATTTGTATGATGCGGGTGTGTCGCAAAATGCGACATATTAAAATTATCTAACGGTGTAACTGGGCGAAGTTATTAGAATTCAATAGTTGGCCTAAAGTTTGCTTGCAATGCCAAGCGAGGCACTTTTAAAAATAACCCGCCTCAAAGAGGGTGCGTGCAATGCATAAAAAATTATTTAAGTTGTCATTATTTTTAACTTCAGGTTTTCTCGCTGTC
This Deltaproteobacteria bacterium DNA region includes the following protein-coding sequences:
- a CDS encoding PIN domain-containing protein; amino-acid sequence: MTIFIDTSAFYAMLDRDDVNNQRAKDIWINLVETETPLITSNYILIETFALLQHRLGIAALQAFYSDVLSLVHQHWLDKEDHEAALAAILVAQKRDLSFVDTSSFQIMRRLGLNEVFTFDAHFSQHGFVIIS